A single Amphiprion ocellaris isolate individual 3 ecotype Okinawa chromosome 15, ASM2253959v1, whole genome shotgun sequence DNA region contains:
- the LOC111583895 gene encoding osteocalcin 2-like → MEDRKQHVGPLGGKFEYKKNQDGTIDRQTVICTLCWKEFSFHRSTTSLKYHLNAKHSFVGDSASTSANASPSLRQKTLTECRSLGKRSPSTSAGPELKTRKIEDMVLMRLENLDKENATHKDMESTRFGYFVADMMEKIPDHKKDAVKLKIYQLLYEAVQPEKIPSKPLENGRDNSVEDPASAAGPSTSSQSIDNMLPPSEEELLGFLPEYTGSSDDVAIKQEPDTWSSDSEHTQDSSSHHISTQTKNANKHMSMKKKKLQVMQAMLQQQKRSSQAIEETGRDVRQAMQQQNLLQERMVNLLEKMIQNPSNTSASSAQSGVNEGNHEG, encoded by the exons ATGGAAGACCGTAAACAGCACGTTGGCCCTCTCGGTGGGAAatttgaatataaaaaaaaccaaGACGGAACAATCGACCGACAAACAGTAATATGCACACTCTGCTGGAAGGAATTTTCCTTTCACAGAAGCACGACTAGCTTAAAGTACCACTTAAACGCGAAACATTCGTTCGTTGGGGATTCTGCTAGCACCTCGGCTAACGCGTCGCCTAGCTTGCGACAAAAAACCCTCACAGAATGTCGGAGCCTTG GAAAAAGAAGTCCCTCAACGAGTGCGGGGCCAGAGCTGAAGACAAGGAAGATTGAAGATATGGTTTTAATGAGACTTGAAAACTTAGACAAAGAGAATGCCACCCATAAGGACATGGAAAGTACAAGATTTGGATATTTTGTTGCTGACATGATGGAAAAAATCCCAGATCATAAAAAGGATGCAGTCAAATTGAAAATTTACCAATTGCTTTATGAGGCTGTTCAGCCAGAAAAGATCCCTTCCAAGCCACTCGAGAACGGCAGGGACAACTCTGTGGAGGATCCGGCCTCTGCAGCAGGGCCCTCCACATCCTCCCAGTCCATAGATAACATGCTGCCCCCGTCAGAGGAGGAACTGTTGGGATTCCTGCCAGAATACACAGGCTCCTCAGATGACGTGGCGATAAAGCAAGAGCCTGACACTTGGAGCTCTGACAGCGAGCACACACAGGACTCCAG CTCCCATCATATTTCAACCCAGACGAAAAATGCCAACAAGCATATGtccatgaagaaaaagaaactccaAGTTATGCAGGCCatgctgcaacaacaaaaaaggtcGAGCCAGGCCATAGAGGAGACGGGCAGGGACGTCCGTCAAGCCATGCAgcaacagaacctcctccaggAGCGCATGGTGAACCTGCTGGAGAAGATGATTCAAAATCCGTCCAACACATCCGCGTCATCGGCTCAGAGTGGGGTAAATGAGGGTAATCACGAAGGATAG